The region CGGCGGATAAAGCGGGCGGCCTGCTCATCTCATCCCGCGAACAGCTGGCGGGCCTGAGCGAGGCGGAGATTGCCGCAGCCGCTGAAGCCGCGCGTGAAAAGGGGCAGGAAGGGCGCTGGCTTATCGCGCTTCTCAACACCACTCAGCAACCCGCGCTGCAGTCGCTCACCGATCGCGCCACGCGCGAGGCGCTCTTTAACGCAGGCTGGCATCGTACCGAAAAAGGCGACGCTAACGACACCCGCGCGCTGGTGCTGAGGCTTGCCGCGCTGCGCGCGCAGCAGGCGGCGCTCCTGGGCTTTGACGATTTCGCCTCCTGGACAATCGCCGATCAGATGGCGAAAACTCCGGACGCGGCGCTGCGCTTTATGCGCGATATTGTGCCTGCGGCGACGGCGCGCGCCGGGAGAGAGCTTGCGGATATTCAGCAGACTATCGACCGACAGAATGGCGGTTTTCAGGCCGAAGCCTGGGACTGGGCATTTTACGCCGAGCAGGTGCGGCGTGAGAAATACGCGCTCGACGAGGCGCAGATCAAACCGTATTTCGAACTCAACAATGTGCTGACGCGCGGCGTTTTTTATGCCGCCAGCGCGCTATTTGGCCTCACGTTTACCGAGCGCACCGATATTCCGGTTTACCATCCGGACGTACGCGTCTGGGAGATTTTCGATAAAGACGGCAGCGGGCTGGCGCTGTTTTACGGTGATTTCTTCGCGCGCGACAGCAAAAGCGGCGGCGCCTGGATGGGCAATTTCGTCGAACAGTCGACGCTCGCCGGTCACAAGCCGGTTATCTACAACGTGTGTAATTACCAGAAGCCCGCCGCCGGTCAACCCGCGTTAATCTCCTGGGATGACGTCATCACCCTGTTCCACGAGTTCGGCCACACACTCCACGGCCTGTTCGCGAACCAGCGTTACGCCACGCTCTCCGGCACCAACACGCCGCGCGATTTCGTGGAATTTCCGTCGCAAATCAACGAGCACTGGGCGAGCCACCCGGAGGTTTTCGCGCATTACGCGCGTCACTATCAGACCGGCGAGCCGATGCCGGCGCAGCTTCGCGAAAAACTCTTCCGCGCGGTGCGCTTCAATAAGGGCTATGACATGACCGAACTGCTGGCCGCGGCGCTTCTCGACCAGCACTGGCACAGCCTGACGCCGTCATCGTCCCCCGACGACGTGGCGGTATTTGAGGCGACGGCGCTGGCGCAGGAGAATATTGCGCTGCGCGCCGTGCCGCCTCGCTATCGCAGCAGCTATTTCGCGCATATCTTCGGCGGCGGCTATGCGGCGGGCTACTACGCCTATCTCTGGACGCAGATGCTCGCCGATGACGGCTACCAGTGGTTTGAGGAGCAGGGCGGGCTGACGGCGCAGAACGGCGCGCGCTTTCGCGAGGCGGTGCTTTCGCGGGGCAACAGTCAGGATCTGGAAGAGGTATGGCTCGCCTGGCGCGGGCATGAACCGCGTATCGAGCCGATGCTGAAAAACCGTGGCTTAAGCGAATAACGCCGCGTTTAAGCGGCGTTGAACCTGCGCGTGCAATCATAGGGAAATAAGCGTGATGTTGAGCGCAGGACAATAACAATCCATGCAAGCCTTACCGTCAGGTCCGCCTGGCGGTATTTTTTTATTCCGCGTTCAGTCATCCCATTTATTACTGCAATAAGCGGCAAGAAACCCCACCAGTAACACAATTTCCGGCATACAGATAAACAGCTCCGCGGCATCCGGCATCGTAACTCCCGCCTTTTCATTCACACCATCCTTTAACAAAGACCCTGATATGTGACGAAAAGACGACAGTCCGATAACCGTTTTGCGACACGCGCGTTTAGCGCGCCTCTTCGCGACGCGGCGCGTCAGGCACGTTGGCGGCGTCCGGCAATTGCGGCGGCACGGCGAACCCGGCGCCTGCGCTGAAAACGGGCTTGCCCGCAAGCTGCCACTGCTGCCAGAGCGCCAGTTGCGCGGGCGTCAGCGCGACATCGCTGTATACCAGGTAATGATCGGCGTCGAACTGCGTGAGATCTGGCAGTGGCACCGGCTGGTGCAGCACATCAATGCGAAATCCTTCGCCTGAGAAGCGAATCGCCTCCAGCCAGACGCTGAGCGAATCCTGGCTGTTCATGGCCATGATCACCAGCCCGGAGGCCGGGCGCTTGCGCAGCGCCTGCAGCGTAAAGGTGGCGTACTCAATAATCAGCGTGTCGAAACGGGAGCGGAGGGTGAGCTGCGTGCCGCTCGCGCCATGGTTCAACCACTGACGCAGCGGCAGCACCACGTTATCCAGCAGCATCGCCGCCGGCAGCTCGCGGCCCATTTTGCGCAGCAGCGCGCGGGCTTTTTCCATGGTGGGCTTCTCCAGCGCGGCGAGCAGTTGTTCCTGCCACACCTCCCACTGGCTTGCCAGCGAGCGTTCTTCACCTTTTAGAAGGCGGGCGACTTCATTCAGGGGCAGGCCGCGGTCGAGGAATTTTATAATGGCGTGAATACGCATCAGGTGGCTGTAATCAAAAAAGCGTCTGCCGCCATCATCGCGCGCGGGCTTCAGTAATCCGGACCGTTGCCAGGCGCGTAAATTAGTCATGCTGACTCCGCACTGATCTGAGAGCATTTCGATCGTGAAATGAGACATGGCGTTTCCTTAAAGCCAGGCTGCAATAAAACAGGGGAGGGAAAAGGCCCAACAGGCGACATGAAGGGATGAGGAGAGCAGGGGTAACGCTACCATATCTCATTATCCCTGCTAATGATTAATTACGGATTATTCATGAAAAATCGAGAATCGCCTCTCGCATTAGGTGAGCTGATAATGCCGGTTCGGCAAAAGCTTAGCCGGTTTTTGCGACTCGTTATTCATTTCACGCAGGTCTATTTCAATGTTATTACACAGCGCATCCAGCGGCAGATCGTTATCTTCAGTGCCGAACGGATCTTCCAGCTCTTCCGCGAGCGTATCCAGCGCAATAAAGGTGTAGGAAATAAACACCGAAACAAACGGCGTCATAAAATGCAGGTCGGTCACCAGCGCGAACGGCAGCATAATGCAGAAGCAATAGACCGTACGGTGCAGCATCAGCGAATAGGCGAAAGGCGGCGGCGTATTCGCGATGCGTTCACAGCCCGCCAGCACAGCCGCGAGCTGGTTAATATGCTGATCGAGCGTCTGGAAAAGAATATCCGACAGCCCGTTGCGCCGCGCGGCGAGCCATTCGCCCATGATGAGTAAAATCGTATTGCACGGCGAATTGCTGTTCATCACACGCGCCATTTCGTTGCGGGTTAAATAACGGTCTAACACATTATCAAGCTTTTTACGGCGCAGCGTCAGGCGCAGGCAGTGGCAGAACGCCACTTCCAGATTCACAAGATGATGCAGCTCCTGCGTGTTATCGGGCATCAGCGTGCGGGCGGTGCGCAACATCGAGCGGCAGTGAATAACCAGTTGCCCCCAAATCTGACGCGCTTCATTAAAGCGGGCGAAACAGGTGCTGTTGCGAAAGCCGAGAAAAATCGCAATCGCCACGCCGAGAATACTGAATGGCGCGGTGGTCAGTTTTATTCCGAGCGCTTCATACCACGGCAAAAAGAAAATAACCGTAATGGATAACAGGAAATTAAGGAGTAGACGCGTGGATATTTTGGCTAATACGGATCCATGCCAGACAAAGAGTC is a window of Cronobacter muytjensii ATCC 51329 DNA encoding:
- the dcp gene encoding peptidyl-dipeptidase Dcp, which codes for MPVTTPFSSASALPYEAPPFNAITDQHYRPAFDEAVRQKRAEVEAIAADSAAPTFENTYLALERSGAMLARVTSVFFAMTSAHTNDYLQTLDEEFSTELAALADDIHFNETLFARLNAVYEQRHTLGLDDESLRLVEVVWQQFMLAGATLGAEQKAQLKALNQEAAQLTSQFNQRLLAADKAGGLLISSREQLAGLSEAEIAAAAEAAREKGQEGRWLIALLNTTQQPALQSLTDRATREALFNAGWHRTEKGDANDTRALVLRLAALRAQQAALLGFDDFASWTIADQMAKTPDAALRFMRDIVPAATARAGRELADIQQTIDRQNGGFQAEAWDWAFYAEQVRREKYALDEAQIKPYFELNNVLTRGVFYAASALFGLTFTERTDIPVYHPDVRVWEIFDKDGSGLALFYGDFFARDSKSGGAWMGNFVEQSTLAGHKPVIYNVCNYQKPAAGQPALISWDDVITLFHEFGHTLHGLFANQRYATLSGTNTPRDFVEFPSQINEHWASHPEVFAHYARHYQTGEPMPAQLREKLFRAVRFNKGYDMTELLAAALLDQHWHSLTPSSSPDDVAVFEATALAQENIALRAVPPRYRSSYFAHIFGGGYAAGYYAYLWTQMLADDGYQWFEEQGGLTAQNGARFREAVLSRGNSQDLEEVWLAWRGHEPRIEPMLKNRGLSE
- a CDS encoding MerR family transcriptional regulator, with protein sequence MSHFTIEMLSDQCGVSMTNLRAWQRSGLLKPARDDGGRRFFDYSHLMRIHAIIKFLDRGLPLNEVARLLKGEERSLASQWEVWQEQLLAALEKPTMEKARALLRKMGRELPAAMLLDNVVLPLRQWLNHGASGTQLTLRSRFDTLIIEYATFTLQALRKRPASGLVIMAMNSQDSLSVWLEAIRFSGEGFRIDVLHQPVPLPDLTQFDADHYLVYSDVALTPAQLALWQQWQLAGKPVFSAGAGFAVPPQLPDAANVPDAPRREEAR
- a CDS encoding bestrophin family protein — encoded protein: MIVRPPQHWFARLFVWHGSVLAKISTRLLLNFLLSITVIFFLPWYEALGIKLTTAPFSILGVAIAIFLGFRNSTCFARFNEARQIWGQLVIHCRSMLRTARTLMPDNTQELHHLVNLEVAFCHCLRLTLRRKKLDNVLDRYLTRNEMARVMNSNSPCNTILLIMGEWLAARRNGLSDILFQTLDQHINQLAAVLAGCERIANTPPPFAYSLMLHRTVYCFCIMLPFALVTDLHFMTPFVSVFISYTFIALDTLAEELEDPFGTEDNDLPLDALCNNIEIDLREMNNESQKPAKLLPNRHYQLT